Proteins found in one Zea mays cultivar B73 chromosome 1, Zm-B73-REFERENCE-NAM-5.0, whole genome shotgun sequence genomic segment:
- the LOC100285715 gene encoding small heat shock-like protein — protein sequence MASSKREYEDFVPPHKTEREPATHTLTVNLSGQGFKKEHVRVQMVHSQRRLIVRGERPVDGNRWRRFGLELLVPDGCDAKAIHARFENGVFRVTMPAVPPEQVPVVASAAKQDGGDRAARGREDNKHETPRKQEARQRVVSSARDPGGSSSKNDGAGGGSSAPPSSCQGFLSNPKMATTVLAVVLVLISLGIYVKNSVWP from the exons ATGGCTTCCAGCAAGCGCGAATACGAGGACTTCGTGCCTCCGCACAAAACGGAGCGCGAGCCGGCCACCCACACCCTCACCGTCAACCTCTCCGGCCAAG GGTTCAAGAAGGAGCACGTCAGGGTGCAGATGGTCCACAGCCAACGGCGCCTGATCGTGCGCGGGGAGCGCCCCGTCGACGGCAACCGCTGGAGACGCTTCGGCCTCGAGCTCCTCGTCCCCGACGGCTGCGACGCCAAGGCCATCCACGCCAGGTTCGAAAACGGCGTCTTCCGCGTCACCATGCCTGCCGTCCCGCCGGAGCAAGTCCCGGTCGTCGCCAGCGCTGCGAAGCAAGACGGTGGTGACCGTGCCGCGCGAGGGCGAGAAGACAACAAGCACGAGACGCCGCGGAAGCAAGAAGCGAGGCAGCGCGTGGTGAGCTCGGCCAGAGACCCCGGCGGTAGTAGCAGCAAGAACGACGGCGCCGGTGGCGGTAGCAGCGCTCCTCCGTCGTCATGCCAAGGCTTCCTCAGCAATCCGAAGATGGCCACCACTGTGCTTGCCGTGGTGCTCGTCCTCATCAGCCTCGGCATCTATGTCAAGAACAGCGTCTGGCCGTAA